Genomic segment of Microbacterium sp. M28:
TCCCTGATGGGCCACACGAGGCGTCCGCGGAAGCGGTCGTAGACACCGCGCTGACCCTGCGACAGCAGGCCGGCCGAGAGCAGCTCCTCGCGGCTGAAGCCCTGCGCCGTCATGGCCTTGAGCAGACCGTCCCATCCGCGCGGCGCGAAACCGACACCGAAATGCGCGGCGGCCCCAGCGTCGAATCCGCGCTCGCCGAGGAAGCGGCGTCCGGCCTCGGCATCCGCGGTGAGCAGTTGCGAACGGAAGAACTCCGCCGCCGCCGTGTTCGCCGCGTACAACCGGCTGCGACCGCTCGTCTCCGGGGCTGCACCGCCGTCCTCGTAATGCAGCGTGTATCCGACGCGGCCCGCCAGACGCTCGACTGCCTCGGTGAAGCTGACGTGGTCCATCTCCCGCAGGAACGAGTACACGTCGCCGGACGCACCGCAGCCGAAGCAGTGGTAGTAGCCGACCTGCGGACGCACGTGGAAGCTCGGGCTCTTCTCATCGTGGAACGGGCACAGCCCCTTCAACGACCCCACGCCTGCGGACTTCAGTGCAACGCGCTCCCCCACGATGTCCGCGATGTTGATCCTGGCTTTGACCTCGTCGACGTCGGCCTGACGGATGCGCGGCATCAGCGCGCCTTTTCGGCGACCATCGGCGTCGCGGTGTGCGCGCGGGCCCGCGCGTGACGCGGCGACCAGATCCCCACCTCGGCGGGGTCGATGTCGCCGACGAGCCGGGAGTGCCAGTCCAGCGCGGTCTGGTCGGTGAGGCTCGCGATCTGATCGACCACGACCCTGGCACGAGCGGCATCCGTCGGTGCATCCAGGAAGTCGGCGGCGAAAGCCGGCTCGAGGACGTCCGCCCCAGCGGTCCAGAGCGTGTCCGTCGACCACAGCGCATCAGCGAGACGCTTCAGCACCCGGCGCTGCTCTTTGTAGACGCCGCGGCGCGCGTCGATCGTGACGATGGCCTGCCCCATGATGCCCTTGAGCACAGCGATCTCGACCTCGATGACGCGCGGCACGACGACGTGCGCGTTGTAGCGCGCCAGCGCAGGTCCGGCGTACGCCTCTCGCGTGGCGGCGACCGCGGCGCGCGCGAAGCGCCCGATCATGTCGCTCGTGAGGTTCTTCAGGCGGGCGAGATCGCGGCGCGAGCGGTCGAAGGACCGCAGCCACATCGGCTGCCGGGTCAGGCGGTACAACCCGTCGGCCAGTTCCTCGCGCGTGTAGTCGTATCCGACCCACTGCTGGATCCGCGAGACGAGCGCATGATGCTCGGCCGGGTCCGAGAGCTGCGCGACGTCGAGGTAGCCGTTGACGATCGCGTCCTCGAAATCGTGCACCGAGTATCCGATGTCATCGGACAGGTCCATGATCTCGGCTTCGATGCAGCGTAGGCGACCAGGGGCACCGTCGCGCATCCAGCGGAAAACGTCCTCGTCCTCGGGATAGACGCCGAACTTGAGCCGGCCGCCCGGGTCCGGGAGCGGGCTGTCGACGGTCCACGGGTACTTGCACGTGGCGTCCAGGCTCGCCCTGGTCAGGTTGAGCCCCACCGACCGATCGTCATCGTCGAGGACCTTCGCCTCGAGACGGGTGAGGATGCGCAACGACTGCGCGTTGCCCTCGAAGCCGCCGATGGGTTCGGCCCATTCGTTGAGAGCTCTCTCGCCGTTGTGGCCGAACGGCGGATGGCCGAGGTCGTGGCTGAGGCAGGCGGTGTCGACGACGTCAGCGGAGACGCCGAGCGCGATCGCGAGTTCGCGCCCGACCTGAGCGACCTCGAGGGAATGCGTGAGGCGGTTGCGCGCGAAGTCGGCCGTGCTCGCCGGACTCAGGACCTGGGTCTTGGCGGCCAGGCGCCGCAGCGCGGCCGAATGCAGCACGCGGGCGCGGTCCCTGGCGAAGTGATCGCGTTCCGAGCGGTGCGTCTCGGCGAAGAAGCGTTCGGTGTCGTGCGCGTCGTAGCCGTCGACGCGGCCCAGTCGATCCGGTTGCGCGTCGCCCGGCAGGTCACCCGCCACTGTTCTCGATCTCCGCTCCGCGCAGCATCTGCCGGGTGTCCTCGGCGACGTCGCGCGAGTCCAGCCACTTGTCCGGAAGCGCCGGACGCTTCGGGTGGCCCGCGCGACCGCGCTGGCCCTCGGCATCCGCACCGGGATACGGGGCATCGCGGTCGAGCTGACCGAGCAGGTCGTCCATCTGCGCGAGGCTCTCCACCTTGGCCAGAGCCGTCCGAAGCTCCCCGCCGACCGGGTAGCCCTTGAAATACCAGGACACGTGCTTGCGGATGTCACGGCATCCGCGGTCCTCGTCCTCGAAGAACTCCACGAGCAGGTCGGCGTGACGACGGAAAGCGTCGGCGACGAAGCCGAGCGTCGCATCGACGGGGCGCGACTCGGCACCGAACGCGGCCGCCAGATCGCCGAACAGCCAGGGGCGGCCGAGACAGCCGCGGCCGACCACGACGCCGTCGCAGTCGGTCTCGGCCATCATGCGCACGGCATCATCCGCACTCCAGATGTCGCCGTTGCCGAGGACGGGGATGCTGGTGACGGCCTGCTTCAGCTCGCCGATGGCATTCCAGTCGGCGTGCCCGGAGTAGAACTCGCTCGCGGTGCGGGCGTGCAGGGCGACGGCGGCGGCTCCGGCATCCTCCGCGGCGCGA
This window contains:
- the dusB gene encoding tRNA dihydrouridine synthase DusB; the encoded protein is MSLATAPARSLRIGPIDIDVPVVLAPMAGITNTAFRRLCREYGAGLYVSEMITSRALVERNDVTMRLIRHHESETPRSIQLYGVDPKTIAEAVRIIVAEDHADHIDLNFGCPVPKVTRKGGGAALPWKTRLFSDIVDQAVKAAGPIPLTVKMRKGIDRDHLTFLDAGRAAEDAGAAAVALHARTASEFYSGHADWNAIGELKQAVTSIPVLGNGDIWSADDAVRMMAETDCDGVVVGRGCLGRPWLFGDLAAAFGAESRPVDATLGFVADAFRRHADLLVEFFEDEDRGCRDIRKHVSWYFKGYPVGGELRTALAKVESLAQMDDLLGQLDRDAPYPGADAEGQRGRAGHPKRPALPDKWLDSRDVAEDTRQMLRGAEIENSGG
- a CDS encoding deoxyguanosinetriphosphate triphosphohydrolase, whose protein sequence is MAGDLPGDAQPDRLGRVDGYDAHDTERFFAETHRSERDHFARDRARVLHSAALRRLAAKTQVLSPASTADFARNRLTHSLEVAQVGRELAIALGVSADVVDTACLSHDLGHPPFGHNGERALNEWAEPIGGFEGNAQSLRILTRLEAKVLDDDDRSVGLNLTRASLDATCKYPWTVDSPLPDPGGRLKFGVYPEDEDVFRWMRDGAPGRLRCIEAEIMDLSDDIGYSVHDFEDAIVNGYLDVAQLSDPAEHHALVSRIQQWVGYDYTREELADGLYRLTRQPMWLRSFDRSRRDLARLKNLTSDMIGRFARAAVAATREAYAGPALARYNAHVVVPRVIEVEIAVLKGIMGQAIVTIDARRGVYKEQRRVLKRLADALWSTDTLWTAGADVLEPAFAADFLDAPTDAARARVVVDQIASLTDQTALDWHSRLVGDIDPAEVGIWSPRHARARAHTATPMVAEKAR